The genomic region tacagCAGTGCTTAGAAAAGCAATTTTACTCCACAATACCTTTAAAGGCCAAGGAAAAGCTTAATTAGTAAAGGGTGGTAATGAGAGTAGCTTTAAGCTAGGGGTCTTATATTAGGAATTGTAATTAACCTTGCATGCTCCAATGATAaagccttcccttctcctttaacaaacataGAAGGAGCCAATTGATATAACAAAGAGTTAATTCAGTAGCCTTGTATATAATCCTGTGTAGATTATTCCAAATAAAAATTAgaagccacatgggacattttaaTAACCCGTCTTCTTGTTTGAACATTTTATTCAAAACTTGAACAAAACTTACAAAAACAGATGTAGTTTTGAGCTTGTAAAGCTGTAAGATAGACTGCACCAAACTGGACACTTGACTGGATACCAAGACATCAGTTCCAAGCTTAATACTGTCCAAAGGCTTCTTCTGGCTGCTGGCCACCTGCACAGACCATTTATCTGTGTCGGCTATAATACAAATAGCTTCTGCTATTGGCTCATCCAACACAGGGTGCTAGGGGGGTAAAACGAAAAACGACGGTCAGTCCATAGAAAGCAGAAGCATACTTTGTTACACTGTTAAAACGTAAACACCTCATATGGAATAGCACGCAATGTATCTTCCCGTCATCATTCTCGCATCATATGATCAGTGGAATACAACACACACGTTAGCTGGAAAGGAAGCCTTTCAATACACTGCTTTAGAACTTCTTAGAAACCAAAACAACATGACTGAGTGTCCTATATTCAGTGCTGGGAAGTAATAAAAATCCACCTCATCTGTGTGTTTCTTGGTGATGTGGTTTATTTACCACTAGCCCCTTCTTATCCGTTTGCGGATGTAAGTGGGGGAAATTCCATTTATTTGCAGGAGCAACTTTACACAAACGGTTAGTGGTTCCCAACAACTCAGTAATGAACAATACCAGGGCAAGACCAAACTTCAGTCTTAGTACTATTTGTAGGTCACTCTCTCAGTCACTAACACAAAACAGGCAGAGCAAAGTATGTTATTTGATGCAACTCAATATTTAGGCACCAAGGTCCAACTGGTACCTCTCTGTGTGTATCAGATGGGGCACATTCTATTAACTTGTCTAATTTTGTCTGTGCCTAGCCCTAATCAAAAAACGTGGGTTAGGGCTACTTACCCTGATCCACTGAAGTCTTTATAAAGTGACCCTAGGAGGAGATTTCTAACAACACGCATATTAACAAGAAAAGAATATCATGGCACCTTTAAATAAAGCAAGTTAAAAAGTGGTACATTTTCAAAGCTTTGCCTGTATATTATTTGACAACATCCCAGAAATCATACAAGAACCATGTCACAGTACTCATAAATACGCATATTCTGCTTTTCCAGAACCAAAATGTCATATAATGGTATCAATTACGGCACCACAACACTAGGCTTCACATATACCTAAAATCAATAAACCGCTTTATCAATGTCTTCTCTTTAACCCCCCATACAGAATTAATAACACTAAATTAATTGCGCTTACGTGCATTGCATGGGCCAGACCAGATGGTAAACACTGCTTTAGTTTCTCATCACTGCTTATACCATGTAGCACCATATCAGGCATGTACGTGGGGCAATAGCCCGCAAACAGAGATCGGCTAAagtttttcagatttgggctgCTAATGAGGTCAGAcctaaaatggcaaaaataaggTTATTACCAGATAAGAAAGTGTATTGTAAAGTGCTAATTTACTAGACATTtaaagattttgaaaaataacaaaaaaaatgtaaaaaaaaaaaaaaaaatattctaaggAAAAGGTTGTATTGAAAGAGGTCAGCTCAGGAGCCTTGAAGACATAGCCAAAGCTGATCAACCATAAATGCATTGGTTATAATACCTCAATGAAGGATATACTTGGCCCTAGAGCTACTGCAGATAGAAGATGctgaaaaactgattttcataCCTTATTTGTTGCCCATTTCATGTGAAAATTAGAttaaaaataagtgcaaaaacTTTCCCAAACAGTGCTTCAAGCTTTCGCTTATGTTCAGACTAAGCTCAATCATAAATACCAAGGCCTTATGTAGCAAAATGTTTTCCTCTGAGCGAATATAAAGAACAGAAGTTGTGTTTTTATTGTGTCTTTAAAACCGGATGAACCATTTCCATGTAGGTTACCTGGGCAGTGGAAGTTCCACTTCTGGGTGACTGTGATAATCTGAAGGTGTATGGCATGTACCAAACTCATCATCGCTGTTTCCAAGGGCGCTGTCACAGCTTTCATTTCTTGGAATGTCTCCTTCTACTCTGACCTCACTGCTTTCCCATTGGGTCTCACAGGGGAGATTTTGAGAAGGTAGTGGGAAGGAACACACGTTAGGTCTCATATTAGCAGAGTGTTTGGGGGGATTTGTCCGTGTGTCAATACGGTTGATTAGTTTTTCTTCCGTAACAGGAACAGAGGGCaagaattttttggataaaaactcATGAGAGGGTAGAACATCTACTGTATTGGTTTCAATACTATTCCCTTCTGTAAAGTACTCATCAAATATACTGGAACAACCATCACAGGATGGAATCCGTGCATAAATAGTCTTTTTTGGTGTAGTAACTGGACTATCAACTGTATCACCTTTTTCTTTGGAGTTGTCACAAGACGACCCATGATTTTGGTTTACTACTTCTGTCAGTCCCTTCCTACAACCTTCCGGTGATGGAGAACAACCCACAACAAAAGTTACTTTCTCAACTGAAGACTCCTTATTCATGTTTGTATAGTTGCCGGTCTTTGACCACTTTGATGTTGTTACAGGAGATGAAATGTATTCAGGTTTTATGAGGCTTTCAACACTACATGCTGCCGTTCTTGTGACAGGGATGACTGTCTCCAGCTTGGGATCTTTAACAGAAATTGGGTATTCTTTGCAGGAGCCATAACTGCCATGTGTAGATTGGTATTCATTTGCACCCAAAAATGTATGACTACTTTCCTCTTGCTGTGAGAAGCACACATCAGATTTCCTTAAAGAAGTGTCCTCTGGTTTCAGTGAAGTTGCACCTGTGTTGCTGGGCAAAGATGGAGGTACCAGAGCCGGTTCATTATTAACAGTTACAATGACATATTCAGAATCTTCCACCTCGCCCTTCTCCAGAGATGTGGTCATTTGACTGCCATTTATAATTTGCTCTCCATCCCTCAGGAGCCGGCTGTGCACAAGATGGTTCTCTTGAAGCTCTGAGCAGCGAATGAAATACGTTAAAACGTAAAGAATGCGATGAACTAAATCTTTTCGTTTGCCGACCACTACGGTTCGAGTCATCCTGACTGGAGATCCAATGGCCCCATAGAGGTCTCCTGTGGACAAGGAAGTGGAAAATGAGACCAAGCTCATTAATGAGGGCCTTGTGGGCCCCCCCTATACCATCTaggctgcagggtctgcttttaATGTAGTTATGCCCCTTGGTTAAGAATTCATACTGACAGAAGTAGTTAAGTATTCACACTGAAGGCATAGGTTTTCTTTATTACCACATACCTTTTTTTGTGCCAAACATGTTTTAGGCCCAAGTTTAACTATATAAATTAACAAAGGTTTGTCAGATAAAtgaaacaatgtatatatttttttaaactggcaTGTAACTTACCAAGTTGGGCCCAGAGGGGGTTGTAAGGGTGTGACTTTGCCAGCAAATTGACGGATTGAGAAGTATGTTTTTCTGAGAAGGATTTGATAGGAGGATGGCCATTTGGCATGACAGTTGGAACCCAGGCTAAGTGGTAGGTTAACACAGCCGTTAGCAAAGCTGCAAAAAACCTGAAACGTGCAAATGAACACATGAAATTGTCTGGTACAAACGACTTTTCTTTGTAATTGGTAATTTGCTAAAAGTAATGGAGGAAGGCAATAGTAAGAGAGGCGTGTTTTTTGATATCTATTAATTCAATTACAAATCCAGGCAGGATGTGAATTGCTAGCTTAGTTATAATGGTTATAATTGCCAACACAAAGACAAAAGAATGTTGGATTTTATGATTCATTTCCATGGCAACCCGAGGATTCCCGTTCTACACTTCTGTACATTGCAACTCACCCACCTATTCCTCATATTAAATGGAGATGTAAGCACATTTCCTACTCCCACCCACTGACAGCACCGACCAGAGGGGCCCAGTCCCCTCTTCACATTTACATTTAGTATTACACTAACACTTCAATTCAATTCCCATAAGTGTCGAAGAAACCTCTGCTTGTTCTCCAAAATCCCTCAAGCCACATTAAGTGGTGAAACAAtccccttatactgtatgtgtgtgcatacatTGGAACTTACTGATTCTTATTTAGCTGCTCAGAAAGGTAAACAAACTCTTTCAGAAACTGCTGGCAGAGGTGACTTTTCTCAGAACTACTGGACACCATGGTGAGCCACACCGGTTCTGCAACACGGGGTACAGAGTACAAATTCCAAATCGTTTCCCTGGTTCACAAGAAAGAAGTAAAAGTTGAGTTCTATGtaaatcatacagtatatttaactttttcacactgccagtgaatttttgttgGATAACCAGACAACCCAATATAAGCAACTAGACGTCACTTCTGACTAAAAAGATTAATTACAGCAGACTGCTGATAGGATTCATTGTagtggatatactgtataagtaaACTAGGTACTATATAACTATTACCAAATAAGAAGCTGCTGTTTGCATATCAAAGTATTAGAGTCCAAACTTTCTAAAACTATCAGTACGCCtcaacccctcccccacacacagtTTCAAGGATTTCAGATTTCTCACATCTAAGATCACATGTCCATCCCTGCCTATACGTAGATCACATGTCCATCCCTGCCTATATGtaggttacatttttattatagtaCAGGAGTTTTAGAACATGTTGGAAATATTCAAAATGCACCTGGAAATGTGCAATTTATAAGGCTTGAAAAGGTGAGCGTAGGCTTCAAAAGTGAAAATAGACACAAAAATACTAAAAGGTAGACAAAGTAGTTTTCCAAGTTAGCACCAAGAATCCCTTAGCTGTGAATGAATAATCTTGGTGTAATTTTTAATAGTCTGATATGCAAACACAAGTGCAATTTTTCAATTATCCTAAAATCcaatggtttaaaggaacagtaacgtcaaaaaataaaagtgttttaaagtaatgaaaatataatgcagtgttgccctgcactggtaaaactggtgtgtttgcttcagaaacactactattgtttatataaataagctgctgtgtagcaatgggggcagccattcaaaggagaaaaagctcaagttacacagcagatagcagataagctctgtctgtctaatggtgttatctgttatccattcgttaacctgtgccatatagccgtttttcattttccgccattgctacacagcagcttgtttatatgaactatagtagtgtttctgaagcaaacagatcagttttaccagtgcagggcaacactacatgatattttcattactttaaaacatttaaattttttggtgttactgttcctttaagtgcctaATTATAATGCTTCCTGTATGTGCGCATGAGGAGGCCTCAGTTTGGTTATTAGCTTTAGCCCCTCCACTCCTGggtatggtcacagaactccatTGTATCTTGTGAATACAGACTTAATTCATTACAGAGGGCAACGTACTGCGAGTCCGTGCATTGTAACCAAGCAGACATTTTGTTATATAGAATATTCTCAGTAGATCATACCTAAAGTGTCCAAGGGCTTCCATAACTCGACTAAGGTAGAACTGAACCCGCTGACTTGATTCAGTGATTTTTCTGCAAGAAATCATAGcctaaaaagaatgtaaaaaagtATAAATTTAATCTagtaaaaataatctaaaaatgcTAGTCTATGATACGCAAACAACTATTTCAAAGGTACATAACTGTTGCATTTGAGGGACTGGGCCATAAGGTACATGCCAAACAGAGTCACCATGGCTGCTGGCTCCTGTAAGGGCCAAAAAGCAGCTCCTCCCCAAGTTACTCAGGCTCATTCAGATTTTAGCTGGgtacaatgaaaacaaaacaaataaacagtTGGCTGAGAAACACATTAGGCTCTTCATACACTCTGCAGCCCTGCATGACAACTATTTGTTTCACAAAGGCTGAAGATTCAGGTGAACCAAATATGGACCACCacttgggtggccaaatcagcCACACATTTGCTTTATGGTCATctggccaaacaagtggatcttacaATGGATGGGCAGCATTAAATTATAGAAGAACCCTAATATAACATCTCCCAAGAAATGGCATCAAACAGCGTAGATTATTGGAAAATTTAAAATCTGTAGaaataaaattggggttctactgtattcacTTTAGTACCTGGGAAAAGCCCTCTGCCTTGCACACAATCATCCTAATAAATAATAGTACCACAAGGCTGGATGCTGCCATAATATAAAAGCACGCTTTAGTCAGATACCTTTTCTATTGCCGACTTCAGTTTGTTCATATGCGATTCAAACAGAGGGAAGTGAGAGAAGAAAAAATCTTGGAAACTGCTATGGGAATCCTCCTGTTCTGGTAAGGAGAAGATGATGCTGACTGCAATTTTCTTTCTGCCAACCGTAGCAGGGTTGGAGGTATCTGTTTCATCAGACATGCTGAATGATTCATCTGCTGACCTGCAAAACAATAAAGGAGAACATCCGAGATGATCAGTGTGGTTTACACCTCAGCATAAAAAACTTGGCATTCCTAAGGCTGATGGGAAATACTGGTTATAAAAGGGCCTGCTCAGAGTCATATtcaaatatgaataagagagacaCTGATAACTCTGGCAGATACCAGCAACATCTATTGAAATATCAATGTATTGCAGCAACATATACAAGAACTGGTGGAAATCTTCCATTTttggttaagaaaaaaaaataccagaggCCAATGTAATAAGAAATGGGATTTAAACTTTCTTCAGTAGCGCACTATCCCTACTTGCAAGCATCCAATGGCAGACACAGCTGTAAAGCAGTTACCACATCTTTGCTAACTGACTTTAGACAAGAAAAGAATATAGCTGAAATTCTATGGTTGAATTGTGCAACTGAAAAGGCTTTAGGGTTCTAATGACTTCCAGATTGGCCCAGACAacaatgtacttaaagggatactgtcatgggaaaaaaacattttttccaaaatgaatcagttaatagtgctgctccagcagaattctgcactgaaatccatttctcaaaagagcaaacagatttttttatattcaattttgaaatctgatatggggctagacattttgtcaatttcccagctgcccctggtcatgtgacttgtgcctgcactttaggagagaaatgctttctggcaggctgctgttgttccttctcaatgtaactgaatgtgtctcagtgggacatgggattttactattgagtgctgttcttagatctaccaggcagctgttatcttgtgttagggagctgttatctggttaccttcccattgttcttttgtttggctgctggggaggaaaagggaggggggtgatatcactccaacttgcagtacagcagtaaagagtgattgaagtttatcagagcacaagtcacatgacttggggcagctgggaaattgacaaaatgtctagccccatgtcagatttcaaaattgaatataaaaaaatctgtttgctcttttgagaaatggatttcagtgcagaattctggtggagcagcactattaactgattcattttgaaaaaaattttttttcccatgacagtatccctttaatgtaattcaGATCTTGAAATGTGACACGTCGTAAAATGTGTCCACTATGTTAGAAAAGTTGGAACTGGCCCAATTCTGGCAAAGCAACCTAGGCCATACTCTACAAAacgaatatataaataaaagaattcAGGCAATACTTGCCATCGAGGGAGGACTCCATTCTCAAGACTTGTTGTCTGACTCCGTAACCAGCGCCGCTGGTAGCTGCTGGCATAATTACTGGAGTATGAAGAGCCCGGAGATGGGAGAGGCGTTATTAAGAGACTGCTCAGGGAAgctgcaaaagaataagaaatataTTGACCTCAAAACAATACCTTGCATATGGAACATTCACTGAAATAATGCTGACATAATGATCCAAGATAGATGTAGCAAATGTGCCTCAATAATAATAGACCTCATCAGCATCGCTATACACACAGTAATAATACATATGAAGGCAGACCAAATCTCTCCGACAATGATAATCAAGGAACCTTGAATCAGTATCAGATTGCTTGAGGAAATGAATAGGAATTTCCAAAAGCAAACAGTGAACAACAAGAAAGATTTTAAGTTGAAATCCTTTCTTGGTGAATTGGAAAAGTGaaacttttcagttttcagttacATTAAccaatagaaacaatagaaacaaGACAGGTGTCATGAATAAGAATGCAGAATCTCAACACAATGGCGTTACCTGATCGAGCGATACCGCTGTCTTTGTCTTCACTGTGTCCCCGGCTGGGCATATCTACAGGTGTGCTGTGGGCTGCAGAGGCAAGAGGCACATCAAACCATTGGCTAGTAAATATTCTTCCCATTCCATATTGTTTTAGTATTACTATTATTCTATCATAGAATAAAAAACTAGTTACGACTTTTGTTTCAGCAACTAATCCCATTGTCAGCATTAGGACTACTTTCATTACAAGAAACCACCAAGCTTTGAGCATGCACttgttaaaaggattctgtcatgattattatggtgtcatttttctttctaaattacactgtgaacAGTTTATTCTTAAACTAATAAATGAGCTAATACTTTGAAACTATTACGAATACAtatgcaggctgatttcagcctctACGTGAACAGTAGCTTCCTATTCTTTTCGCATCTGGAACCATTGCGTTGGCTCCAGAGCCCACTCAGTTGATTTTGGCAAAGAAACTGGAGAAGTATCAATTTTGCTCCAAAATCAGCAGAGTTTGTCAACAGAGTCACCAGAGTCAACACAACAGTTCCAGATGAGAAAAGAAGAGGAGGCTATTGCCTGCATAGGGGCTGAAATCAGTATATTTCAGGAGGCAGATTTCAgcccccatgtggccctagcaATGCAGAGGACAGGGAGCAGTTATGTgtcagggagcggttatctgtttaccttcccattgttgtgttgataggctgctgggaaggAAAAAAAGGGGTGTGATCTCACTCCAACTTatggtgcagcagtaaagagtgactgaacattatcagagcacaattcacatgtctgagggcatctgggaaacctaagaacatgtctagcctcaCATCAAATTTCAGAATTAACTATATCAAATTACCAACAGCCTAAAATGCCTGATTAAGGAACAGCATAAACAATAATGCAGTCCTTACATTTAACTATTGTTTacataagggcaatggcacaccaggagattaagaGACatcgataaatctctgcttctgagGCGACTTATCTTCCGTAAAAGCGGTCCCACCGGcattaatgtgaatcgctggtggtaaaacccatgtgtcgcttcaGTCTCCCAAATCGCTtcaagttgcctcaagaggaaacttcaagcaatTTTCCGGAGACTGAAGCGACACATGGATGTTATCACCAGCGATTCTCATTGCAATTGTTTGGGGACCAGGTCAGGGTTAGTGACTTGTGAAAAATACCATAACTGTAGTAAACAAATAGTagcttgaaaaacattttttacttgagaGGTTATGTCATTTTTTGCACTTCTATATATTTCAGTACATTTCACTTAAAAGGTTTTTCTTGTTAGAAGCAATACTTTTCCCTTCTGATGCTTATAAAAGTCACAGGAAAGAGTGAAGCACCAGAGATCTGATctgaatggatattgggaggCCCACAGATTAATAAATTCAGTGTCACTaaagattttacatttacataaataattgGAACCTATAACTTATAATATAGGAGTAAGAGACTAGACTTTGTAATGCAATTAATCAGTGACAGATTGCTACACACCAATAAAGTAGTGAAATACCAAGTGCCCCAATCAGTTATGTAATGTATGCTACTACCTGGGAACTTTCCAATTAGCTGGATTTATTTCCCTACCGGTTCTACGTTTCCTTTCCTTGCTGTAATGGCTTGTTCCAAAGCAATATGTCATACTGCTATTTGGATTCAAGATGATATTTCCTTGTGTGTTCTCCATTTTAAACGTATCCAGGAATATGGAATGTTGCTGGCAGTAGTTTTCAACAACAGCTGTAAGCTGGACATCACTCTCATGATGGATTAAACCAGCCCTGGCAATACCTAGTTCAAGGCCAAACTGGATCACTACCCCAGACGTTACCATATGGAAGATCATAAACCTGGGGCAATATTACTGGCCCAAGTTATTCACAATTATAtcattaggataaaaaaaatctggctgGATAGACACAAGCCAATGAAGCACAAGCACTGTACTTTTGGCCATGAGGTTTTAGCATAAAACTAAAATGGTAGGAGCAGTCCATGAAAGTTCCAAGGTACAAGCACGTTGTGTAAATAGATTAGTATATGCCCAGGTTTACAGAGGATATCATTATTTCACCAGCTAGGATTACATGTATTCACTGTTCAAATGGGAAGAAGTCATTTGTCAATCATGGACTGTAACACTTTTCAGAAATACCAGGTCATTACTATCTTgaaagtaaattaaattaaaaaaaattgtaaagtgtaaaaattaaagtaaagatGTGGGGATGCCATCAGTCCTACAAGCTCCACAGCAGGTGTAATGGCAAAGACTTGTGGACAAAAGACTCATGCGTCATTGCCCTTAGGGTAGAGCAGAGAGCCCTGGACCCCCTTCGTGTCACTCACAATGGATACACTGTACTAGAGCTGAAGCTTTCAGTACATCAGGGATGACCAACCGGGGACACTCCCACCTGTCATCACACTACATATGTACTACAATACAGCCATTGGTTATGGCGTGGAGTTTAACAGCTGGAGGATCAAGGGTTTGGCATTGCAGATTAACACAATTTCTGCCCTACAACCACAACTTTAGAAGCTAGCCATCATACATGGCCCAGGGATCCCAGTAATCAGGAAGGAAGAGGGCATATAGGCTCTGGAGTGGCTGAATATGGATGATCTAGATAATAATAATGAGACCCATGGTAATTCTGAAAAGAAGAGGATTTTATAAATGTAGTATGATAATTGGTTATCTTGTGTGGTCTTTATTTTGTTCTGCATTCCACACAAACCTGCAAAGAAAGAGGCACTCCGGATGAGCCGGAGGGGACGAGCTTCAAACATTGCAGGCAGCAGTTTGCTGCCACACATCTGTAAAACACCTAAAATGGGAAGTGGAAGGAAATGAAGAGaagcaacaataaaaatataacaaaatgtccTAATAACTTGCTAAAAGATCATTTCAGATATTTTCCCACTTCCAAACCCAAATAAATCTACCGTAGCACCGACTAAAGAATAATTGCAGGTTATTTGGGTTGATACGGTGTTAAATTAAGTGTTCCCCattagaaaaaacatttgctACATAATATATTCTACATCTTTTAAACAGACACGGTCAGTTTTATATATTTCAATTGCCTGAAGTTTACCATTAAAAGTTTAGCATAGAAGGAAACCGGTAAACCCACCCAGAATCCAAGAAGAGATGAAAGCCCATAGAAACACATACCTAAGTGGTTTTGACCTGTTCCCTGACCACTCTGACTTGCACCAAGTTTTGCTCCACCTCCATCTTGATTAATGTTCTCCAAGCTGTCCTGCAAGCTGAGTAGGGATAGTCAAAGGATATATATGAATTTTAAATATCTCCAATAATTTTCCTTCATATGAAGAGAGGTATAAATGTTGACTTACGTATTGGTACTACTGCTGAGGCTTCCCACTTTGGCTGAAAACACCTTGCTGATCATAAGTTGGGGTGGGCAGCTGGCAAGGCAAAAAGCACATCTATAAATCCAAATGCTTTCATAGTAGGTGGCAGCAAACAATTCagcagtactttttttttactgttagagAAACTAAATCTACCCGTGTGCACTGGTCATGGAAATAGCAGCTACTGTAGGTAACTCTATAGCAAATCACATGCTGTTTATCATATGGGAAGATATAAAGAGAAGGAGGTGGGATACAATTTCAGCTATAAGGCTATGAATAGAAGGGTCTACTCAAATGAATTATACAGAAAAGCTGTGTGTGTATTTCTAGGATACAGCATACATTGTCACTTTGTGATGTATGAATT from Xenopus laevis strain J_2021 chromosome 1S, Xenopus_laevis_v10.1, whole genome shotgun sequence harbors:
- the fnip2.S gene encoding folliculin-interacting protein 2 isoform X1 — protein: MCGGTQRSGSRAACPSGKPRNSWSATSLLERKFSGWERKAWKEKRVRRSSSDTGAEFYIAHSWPCSDLDLNCIRLIVYQDCERRGRQVLFDSKAVRVIRNECTQRASEDAPAKISTKSRQTSSSGTCTISSRSASNGSTHSNKNSLPRYQYTKPASDVNMLGEMMFGSVAMSYKGSTLKIHYIRCPPQLMISKVFSAKVGSLSSSTNTLQDSLENINQDGGGAKLGASQSGQGTGQNHLGVLQMCGSKLLPAMFEARPLRLIRSASFFAAHSTPVDMPSRGHSEDKDSGIARSASLSSLLITPLPSPGSSYSSNYASSYQRRWLRSQTTSLENGVLPRWSADESFSMSDETDTSNPATVGRKKIAVSIIFSLPEQEDSHSSFQDFFFSHFPLFESHMNKLKSAIEKAMISCRKITESSQRVQFYLSRVMEALGHFRETIWNLYSVPRVAEPVWLTMVSSSSEKSHLCQQFLKEFVYLSEQLNKNQFFAALLTAVLTYHLAWVPTVMPNGHPPIKSFSEKHTSQSVNLLAKSHPYNPLWAQLGDLYGAIGSPVRMTRTVVVGKRKDLVHRILYVLTYFIRCSELQENHLVHSRLLRDGEQIINGSQMTTSLEKGEVEDSEYVIVTVNNEPALVPPSLPSNTGATSLKPEDTSLRKSDVCFSQQEESSHTFLGANEYQSTHGSYGSCKEYPISVKDPKLETVIPVTRTAACSVESLIKPEYISSPVTTSKWSKTGNYTNMNKESSVEKVTFVVGCSPSPEGCRKGLTEVVNQNHGSSCDNSKEKGDTVDSPVTTPKKTIYARIPSCDGCSSIFDEYFTEGNSIETNTVDVLPSHEFLSKKFLPSVPVTEEKLINRIDTRTNPPKHSANMRPNVCSFPLPSQNLPCETQWESSEVRVEGDIPRNESCDSALGNSDDEFGTCHTPSDYHSHPEVELPLPRSDLISSPNLKNFSRSLFAGYCPTYMPDMVLHGISSDEKLKQCLPSGLAHAMHHPVLDEPIAEAICIIADTDKWSVQVASSQKKPLDSIKLGTDVLVSSQVSSLVQSILQLYKLKTTSVFCVMHLEDKLQEMYLKSKMLSEYLRGHTRVHVKELGVVLGIDSSDLPLLAAVASTHSPHVAQILL
- the fnip2.S gene encoding folliculin-interacting protein 2 isoform X2, with protein sequence MCGGTQRSGSRAACPSGKPRNSWSATSLLERKFSGWERKAWKEKRVRRSSSDTGAEFYIAHSWPCSDLDLNCIRLIVYQDCERRGRQVLFDSKAVRVIRNECTQRASEDAPAKISTKSRQTSSSGTCTISSRSASNGSTHSNKNSLPRYQYTKPASDVNMLGEMMFGSVAMSYKGSTLKIHYIRCPPQLMISKVFSAKVGSLSSSTNTLQDSLENINQDGGGAKLGASQSGQGTGQNHLAHSTPVDMPSRGHSEDKDSGIARSASLSSLLITPLPSPGSSYSSNYASSYQRRWLRSQTTSLENGVLPRWSADESFSMSDETDTSNPATVGRKKIAVSIIFSLPEQEDSHSSFQDFFFSHFPLFESHMNKLKSAIEKAMISCRKITESSQRVQFYLSRVMEALGHFRETIWNLYSVPRVAEPVWLTMVSSSSEKSHLCQQFLKEFVYLSEQLNKNQFFAALLTAVLTYHLAWVPTVMPNGHPPIKSFSEKHTSQSVNLLAKSHPYNPLWAQLGDLYGAIGSPVRMTRTVVVGKRKDLVHRILYVLTYFIRCSELQENHLVHSRLLRDGEQIINGSQMTTSLEKGEVEDSEYVIVTVNNEPALVPPSLPSNTGATSLKPEDTSLRKSDVCFSQQEESSHTFLGANEYQSTHGSYGSCKEYPISVKDPKLETVIPVTRTAACSVESLIKPEYISSPVTTSKWSKTGNYTNMNKESSVEKVTFVVGCSPSPEGCRKGLTEVVNQNHGSSCDNSKEKGDTVDSPVTTPKKTIYARIPSCDGCSSIFDEYFTEGNSIETNTVDVLPSHEFLSKKFLPSVPVTEEKLINRIDTRTNPPKHSANMRPNVCSFPLPSQNLPCETQWESSEVRVEGDIPRNESCDSALGNSDDEFGTCHTPSDYHSHPEVELPLPRSDLISSPNLKNFSRSLFAGYCPTYMPDMVLHGISSDEKLKQCLPSGLAHAMHHPVLDEPIAEAICIIADTDKWSVQVASSQKKPLDSIKLGTDVLVSSQVSSLVQSILQLYKLKTTSVFCVMHLEDKLQEMYLKSKMLSEYLRGHTRVHVKELGVVLGIDSSDLPLLAAVASTHSPHVAQILL
- the fnip2.S gene encoding folliculin-interacting protein 2 isoform X3, whose amino-acid sequence is MAQTLLHKLFCKRGNPACASPRGAKEGPVFSWPCSDLDLNCIRLIVYQDCERRGRQVLFDSKAVRVIRNECTQRASEDAPAKISTKSRQTSSSGTCTISSRSASNGSTHSNKNSLPRYQYTKPASDVNMLGEMMFGSVAMSYKGSTLKIHYIRCPPQLMISKVFSAKVGSLSSSTNTLQDSLENINQDGGGAKLGASQSGQGTGQNHLGVLQMCGSKLLPAMFEARPLRLIRSASFFAAHSTPVDMPSRGHSEDKDSGIARSASLSSLLITPLPSPGSSYSSNYASSYQRRWLRSQTTSLENGVLPRWSADESFSMSDETDTSNPATVGRKKIAVSIIFSLPEQEDSHSSFQDFFFSHFPLFESHMNKLKSAIEKAMISCRKITESSQRVQFYLSRVMEALGHFRETIWNLYSVPRVAEPVWLTMVSSSSEKSHLCQQFLKEFVYLSEQLNKNQFFAALLTAVLTYHLAWVPTVMPNGHPPIKSFSEKHTSQSVNLLAKSHPYNPLWAQLGDLYGAIGSPVRMTRTVVVGKRKDLVHRILYVLTYFIRCSELQENHLVHSRLLRDGEQIINGSQMTTSLEKGEVEDSEYVIVTVNNEPALVPPSLPSNTGATSLKPEDTSLRKSDVCFSQQEESSHTFLGANEYQSTHGSYGSCKEYPISVKDPKLETVIPVTRTAACSVESLIKPEYISSPVTTSKWSKTGNYTNMNKESSVEKVTFVVGCSPSPEGCRKGLTEVVNQNHGSSCDNSKEKGDTVDSPVTTPKKTIYARIPSCDGCSSIFDEYFTEGNSIETNTVDVLPSHEFLSKKFLPSVPVTEEKLINRIDTRTNPPKHSANMRPNVCSFPLPSQNLPCETQWESSEVRVEGDIPRNESCDSALGNSDDEFGTCHTPSDYHSHPEVELPLPRSDLISSPNLKNFSRSLFAGYCPTYMPDMVLHGISSDEKLKQCLPSGLAHAMHHPVLDEPIAEAICIIADTDKWSVQVASSQKKPLDSIKLGTDVLVSSQVSSLVQSILQLYKLKTTSVFCVMHLEDKLQEMYLKSKMLSEYLRGHTRVHVKELGVVLGIDSSDLPLLAAVASTHSPHVAQILL